From the genome of Saccharomyces eubayanus strain FM1318 chromosome X, whole genome shotgun sequence, one region includes:
- the BBC1 gene encoding Bbc1p: protein MSEPEVPFKAVAQFPYKSDYEDDLNFEKDQEITVTSVEDAEWYFGEYRDSNGNTVEGIFPKSFVTATQAPETAKEAESPAIAAPTQSHTTKLHVESEASTEPGEPETKTEALPSVPVPAAVCHDLPTNNERSVPMDSPKLKARLSMFNQDISEQAPLPGASHFDLENIPVKKTVVADAPKFYVPPGIPASDKSDLERKKSFKENEGKNVPEPINRAQVESGELETENDQLKKDQPKMSLKERIALLEEQQKLQAAREKELLKKKAKQEQDQERVPGNGSEPNIETEGNEEPNEKTGPKSEPELETEHVHESYVEPLAHKESVQTSISVGADMSDTESEQVIDQYKEEYEKDEAQYPQRDEPNRERIAEEKEIEHASEEEEEENEEDEEDSEENRRAALRERMAKLSGAGRFGAPVGFNPFGMSSGVGSNASEEPKKAKKKEVKHQEAQQIEELPTAIPVMPFADPNSNPFFKRSGPTEERESPEERESPEEKTLDPHVVENEPKREHGTHVYKDLAVGDHAHSNNFDSDSEEDTDNDHDFEDAIDGLKRNSLVGQGSLGSNVEPTSSTSGQEIYPQIPPTPHHATGIVPNSVSLEKQKTIDELPVSPPRPGVARNESIKTFTNSLPGQHRKASENEHNDPLSTEPPPLPTAAPNIPFSMPPAPIISQDSAAENVLPSPSASPSPPAPPAPPAPPAPPAPPAPPAPSAPSAPSAPSAPSAPSAPPAPSAPPATPAPPTPSAFSKHNKIEEQVHVPRPSGPPPPPVPAEYQTMPNKAAPPLPNAPPVPHSVSGYTVNPPNTHEVTTRTAPPPPPPHVATSPPLAPGAKSPPSTQLPPHTEREPPALPPIVPLAKNSTIESFHQSTSPNMSSVRRSTTHDLGDMSTNTKIDFNPQERWWINKTVPSAISNLKLKFLMEIDDHVISKRLHQKWVIRDFYFLFENYSQLRFSLTFDNANPEKTVTTFQEHLPPPAEAQSAQLLDEYAQKFNVRILEKSHSLINSHIGAKNFVPQILSEFKDEIILPIGLRTFGATILSFKPEDGTENITKSLQKIRPGDIIVIRKAKFEAHKKIGKKEIVNIGIDASIPYSSVVTDYDFTKNKFRVIENQEGKIVQNSYKLSHMKSGKLKVFRVVGRGYVGW from the coding sequence ATGAGCGAACCCGAGGTGCCTTTCAAAGCGGTGGCTCAGTTCCCTTACAAGTCAGATTACGAAGacgatttgaattttgaaaaagatcaagaaattaCTGTGACCTCTGTCGAAGACGCAGAATGGTATTTTGGCGAGTACCGAGACTCCAATGGCAACACCGTTGAAGGTATCTTTCCCAAAAGTTTTGTTACTGCGACCCAAGCGCCTGAGACCGCAAAGGAAGCTGAATCGCCTGCGATTGCAGCTCCCACACAGTCACACACCACCAAGCTTCATGTAGAATCGGAGGCTTCTACTGAGCCCGGTGAACctgaaacaaaaacagaaGCTTTGCCATCTGTACCTGTGCCAGCGGCAGTTTGCCATGATCTGCCCACAAATAACGAAAGAAGTGTTCCTATGGACTCTCCGAAATTGAAGGCGCGCTTATCCATGTTTAATCAAGACATATCTGAGCAAGCTCCTCTACCAGGAGCGAGTCACTTTGATTTGGAGAACATACCTGTGAAGAAGACAGTTGTGGCTGATGCCCCTAAATTCTACGTCCCCCCTGGAATCCCAGCCAGTGATAAGTCCGAtttagaaaggaaaaagtcttttaaggaaaatgaaggaAAGAATGTTCCTGAGCCAATTAATCGAGCTCAAGTGGAAAGTGGGGAACTTGAGACTGAAAATgatcaattgaagaaagatcAACCTAAAATGAGtctgaaagaaagaattgcGCTATTGGAAGAACAGCAGAAATTACAAGCCgcaagagagaaagaactgttgaaaaaaaaagctaaacaagaacaagatcaGGAAAGAGTACCAGGTAACGGAAGTGAACCCAATATAGAAACTGAAGGAAATGAAgaaccaaatgaaaaaaccgGACCTAAATCTGAACCCGAACTTGAAACCGAACATGTTCATGAATCTTATGTGGAACCGCTAGCACACAAAGAAAGCGTACAGACCTCTATTAGTGTGGGTGCAGACATGAGTGATACAGAGAGTGAGCAAGTTATAGATCAATACAAGGAGGAATACGAGAAGGATGAAGCCCAGTACCCGCAACGGGATGAACCAAACAGGGAGAGAATTGctgaagagaaagagataGAACATGCTagcgaagaagaagaggaggaaaacgaggaagatgaagaggataGTGAAGAAAATCGCAGAGCGGCATTGAGAGAAAGAATGGCTAAACTTTCAGGGGCTGGTAGATTTGGTGCACCTGTTGGCTTCAATCCATTTGGTATGAGCTCTGGAGTTGGCAGTAATGCATCAGAAGAACCcaaaaaagccaaaaagaaagaagtcAAGCATCAAGAAGCCCAACAAATAGAAGAGCTGCCCACCGCTATACCTGTTATGCCTTTTGCTGATCCAAACTCTAATCCATTCTTTAAAAGATCAGGACCAACAGAGGAACGCGAATCTCCAGAGGAACGCGAATctccagaagaaaaaacgtTGGACCCACACGTCGTAGAGAACGAACCGAAGCGGGAGCATGGCACACACGTCTATAAAGATCTAGCCGTGGGTGACCATGCACATTCTAATAACTTTGACAGTGACTCTGAAGAAGACACTGATAACGATCATGACTTTGAAGATGCGATCGACGGcctgaaaagaaattcacTTGTGGGGCAAGGTTCCCTAGGAAGCAATGTTGAGCCAACCAGCTCAACCTCCGGACAAGAAATTTATCCTCAAATACCCCCTACGCCCCACCATGCTACAGGGATTGTACCAAATTCCGTGAGCCtggagaaacaaaaaacgaTCGATGAATTACCAGTCTCTCCCCCAAGACCAGGAGTCGCCCGCAACGAGTCGATAAAAACTTTCACTAATTCCCTTCCAGGGCAACATAGAAAGGCATCTGAAAATGAACATAATGACCCACTTTCAACCGAACCACCTCCATTACCAACAGCTGCTCCAAATATCCCGTTCTCCATGCCACCAGCTCCAATTATAAGCCAAGATTCAGCTGCAGAGAATGTGCTACCATCTCCTTCAGCATCTCCTTCTCCTCCGGCACCTCCGGCACCTCCAGCACCTCCAGCACCTCCAGCACCTCCAGCACCTCCAGCACCATCAGCACCATCAGCACCATCAGCACCATCAGCACCATCAGCACCATCAGCACCTCCAGCACCATCAGCACCTCCAGCAACCCCAGCACCTCCAACACCATCTGCATTTTCTAAACATAACAAAATAGAAGAGCAAGTACATGTTCCTAGACCATCGGGTCCTCCTCCACCTCCCGTACCTGCGGAATATCAGACGATGCCCAACAAAGCGGCTCCGCCACTTCCAAATGCTCCGCCAGTCCCACATAGTGTCTCTGGATATACAGTCAACCCACCGAATACACATGAGGTCACAACACGTACTGCCCCTCCTCCCCCTCCTCCACATGTTGCAACTTCTCCACCTCTGGCACCAGGTGCAAAATCACCCCCCTCCACTCAACTCCCACCTCATACAGAGAGGGAGCCACCAGCATTACCTCCTATCGTACCTTTAGCGAAAAACAGCACAATAGAATCCTTCCATCAGTCCACTTCTCCTAACATGAGCTCTGTGAGAAGGTCAACGACACATGACCTGGGCGATATGTCCACTAATACAAAAATAGATTTTAATCCGCAGGAAAGGTGGTGGATTAACAAAACCGTGCCTTCCGCTATAAGCAATTTGAAGTTGAAGTTTTTAATGGAAATCGATGATCATGTAATTTCTAAAAGGTTACACCAAAAATGGGTTATAAgagatttttatttcttgtttgaaaaCTATTCACAATTGAGATTCTCCTTGACTTTCGACAATGCAAACCCCGAGAAAACAGTAACAACTTTCCAAGAACATTTGCCACCACCGGCTGAAGCACAATCAGCACAGCTACTGGATGAATACGCTCAAAAGTTCAATGTAAGAATTCTAGAAAAATCACATTCGTTAATAAACTCACACATTGGGGCCAAAAACTTTGTGCCACAAATTCTATCCGAGTTCAAAGACGAAATCATACTCCCCATAGGACTAAGAACATTCGGTGCGACTATATTAAGTTTTAAACCTGAAGATGGAACTGAAAATATAACGAAAAGCTTACAAAAGATTAGGCCTGGTGACATAATTGTAATTAGAAAGGCTAAGTTTGAAGCACATAAGAAGATCggtaaaaaagaaattgtcAACATCGGGATAGACGCTTCCATCCCATACTCAAGTGTTGTGACCGATTACGATTttaccaaaaataaatttagAGTCATCGAAAATCAAGAGGGAAAGATCGTTCAAAATAGCTACAAGCTAAGTCATATGAAAAGCGGAAAATTAAAGGTTTTTAGAGTTGTTGGTAGGGGATATGTAGGGTGGTGa
- the MPS3 gene encoding Mps3p → MNHTNEYRREEAGAANEQFLYNKTVKSAYADVLKDKMNRERTIDLHIGKRSLADGGETDNYLDKEDDSTYEMFKKNLDVPINCRGNEDGNDDDDDYDDDELYFEDDEEETDGFSDEDYTDEADKSFIEDSESDDYELEGDSEFEGNREGPDATNRLSWGKCIVYGGVLFMIYLFGFFLMTFVKNNTDSILSGATSTPGKSFANLQKQINHLYSELSNRDEKQNSELDKTIKVIISQFEKNIKKLLPSNLVSFENDINSLTEQVQTISTSMSEWQRQSQRFTVDNVTQWQDQLIKQLDTHLPQEIPVVINNSSSVLIIPELHNYLTTLLSDVIESPGIATTGDSDKPWEYDLNHYVKEILSNELQYIDKDYFIQEMNRRLQSNKQEIWQEIIHKLESQQQQVQHRSDSPQQYSSILMKRLIHQIYNSNQHQWEDDLDFATYVQGTKLLNHLTSPTWKQGNGVQPVELLSDSKQSSSTYWQCESEPGCSWAVRFKTPLYLTKMSYLHGRFTNNLHIMNSAPKIISLYVKLSQTNEIKALRSLASQYSFGQPHKRDQNYIKIAQFEYRLTDSRIRQQIPLPPWFIQLKPLVRSVVFQVDENYGNKRFTSLRKFIINGVTPQDLQIIENNEFPVLLGDVPEYGVAQNINEGKRNALLSTPSYVSPPSTSAKFHPASNVPSFGQDELDR, encoded by the coding sequence ATGAATCACACGAATGAGTATAGGCGGGAAGAGGCAGGAGCGGCTAAtgaacaatttctttataacAAGACTGTTAAATCTGCGTATGCAGACGTGCTGAAGGACAAGATGAATAGAGAGCGGACGATTGATCTTCATATCGGGAAAAGATCCCTCGCTGACGGTGGCGAGACAGATAACTACCTGGATAAGGAGGATGATTCCACGTATGAgatgttcaagaaaaatcttGATGTTCCCATAAACTGCCGTGGAAACGAAGATGGtaatgacgacgacgatgattatgacgatgatgaactGTACTTTGAggacgatgaagaggaaaccGACGGTTTTAGCGATGAGGATTATACTGACGAGGCAGACAAGAGCTTTATTGAGGATAGTGAATCAGATGACTACGAATTGGAAGGCGATTCGGAGTTTGAAGGAAACAGAGAGGGCCCGGATGCAACCAACAGGTTGTCATGGGGGAAGTGTATTGTATACGGTGGTGTTCTCTTCATGATCTATctttttggcttttttttgatgacattcgtgaaaaataatactgACAGCATCTTATCTGGTGCTACATCAACACCAGGTAAATCATTCGCCAATCTACAAAAACAGATAAATCATTTATATAGCGAATTGAGTAACCGCGACGAGAAACAAAATTCTGAACTGgacaaaacaataaaagtTATCATTTCCCAATTCGAGAAGAACATCAAGAAACTGCTACCTTCGAATTTAGttagttttgaaaatgacatTAATTCCCTAACAGAACAGGTGCAGACAATCTCCACCTCCATGAGTGAGTGGCAGAGGCAAAGTCAAAGGTTTACCGTTGATAACGTTACTCAATGGCAAGATCAACTGATTAAACAACTAGACACACACCTCCCTCAAGAAATACCAGTGGTTATTAACAATTCTTCCTCGGTTTTGATAATCCCCGAGTTGCACAATTACTTGACTACATTGCTTTCTGATGTCATTGAGTCGCCAGGGATTGCCACCACAGGCGATTCTGATAAACCTTGGGAGTATGATTTAAATCATTACGTAAAGGAGATTCTATCAAACGAGTTGCAGTACATCGATAAGGATTATTTCATTCAGGAGATGAACAGGAGACTGCAATCGAACAAACAGGAAATTTGGCAAGAAATCATCCATAAATTAGAATCTCAGCAACAGCAAGTTCAACATAGGTCCGATTCACCGCAGCAGTATTCGAGTATATTGATGAAACGATTAATACACCAAATTTACAATTCTAACCAACATCAATGGGAGGACGATTTAGATTTTGCCACTTACGTCCAGGGAACAAAACTATTGAACCATTTAACTTCGCCGACATGGAAACAAGGCAACGGAGTGCAACCAGTAGAATTACTGTCTGATTCTAAACAAAGCTCCTCGACCTACTGGCAATGCGAAAGTGAACCTGGATGTTCGTGGGCTGTAAGATTCAAAACTCCTCTGTATTTGACCAAAATGTCATATTTGCACGGCCGTTTCACTAACAACTTGCATATAATGAACTCGGCACCAAAGATAATATCGTTGTACGTCAAATTATCCCAGACTAATGAGATCAAGGCATTGCGGTCATTGGCCAGCCAATATAGTTTCGGACAACCACACAAGAGAGATCAAAATTACATCAAGATTGCCCAATTTGAATACAGGTTGACGGATTCCAGAATACGCCAGCAAATACCTCTACCACCGTGGTTCATTCAATTGAAGCCTCTCGTGCGCTCAGTAGTCTTTCAAGTAGACGAAAACTATGGGAACAAGAGGTTTACGTCTCTGAGAAAATTTATCATTAATGGTGTGACACCACAAGATTTGCAAATTATTGAGAACAATGAGTTCCCTGTTTTATTAGGGGACGTCCCGGAGTACGGTGTTGCTCAAAACATCAACGAAGGCAAACGGAATGCTTTACTATCAACGCCCTCATACGTGTCACCACCTAGCACCAGCGCCAAGTTCCATCCCGCTTCCAATGTCCCATCCTTTGGGCAGGATGAGCTAGATCGATAA
- the TPH3 gene encoding Tph3p, with product MGFLNSLKKPVNIKTSLPRFSGSATGSSFTSSSHPIKTRSFQELPPELFAIAKPIFRLLQAQVNKVYFQSSGAEAAWNIKDSSGHIFEAESISLIGSHIVITGSSFGTMNVSIIDSPSNINQCSISNVGEFLQFNYGQLSVTCNDFALLEEFKRLCMISIFESVSIYKALTGTVISSYGLRMSDMHVILNSAFNFKDWCEIYLDDQGWVKVWCHIDKVAKSNSDHDAKGKYQIRFYRDDKSTSRKNCVLFIPDNEYVQDSFFYNANSSKPSKNMNEFFQGLQMIKLVGNVRFCGDTDLNDIMDSGSIYSNANNGSGDSSSTALNNESPNTTPKSRTFFSPKGHKRNGSHVSSLTSRSTKKPITNFTISSKGLLIRPLPHHGVHHLEAMIRFIVPLMDCARLYGRPVQFKTDRTDINSLMFGLPKLPSVDYFAQEEIAHLMTQDFNPLKEKDTDDTMALTMSRFSSYLQERMTKVSKRNTDLSFRTIGDVMGMYNPTRDDAKVSPIGNENNLVKQLSLSEKSNTSSDTADVMNQFQVNAREYQNTMRECPLVTTTSPLA from the coding sequence atgGGCTTCTTAAACTCCTTAAAGAAACCGGTTAACATTAAGACCTCACTCCCTAGGTTCTCCGGCAGTGCCACGGGTTCATCGTTCACTTCGAGTAGTCACCCAATAAAGACACGTTCCTTCCAAGAATTACCCCCGGAGCTATTCGCTATTGCCAAACCTATATTCAGGTTGCTGCAGGCACAAGTAAACAAGGTCTACTTTCAATCTTCAGGCGCTGAAGCAGCATGGAATATTAAGGATTCGTCTGGTCACATTTTTGAAGCGGAATCGATCTCCTTGATCGGTTCTCATATAGTCATTACAGGCTCGTCTTTCGGGACCATGAACGTTTCCATCATAGATTCCCCATCTAATATAAATCAATGCTCTATTTCAAACGTTGGCGAATTCCTGCAGTTCAATTACGGCCAGTTGTCTGTTACATGTAACGACTTTGCCCTACTAGAAGAGTTCAAAAGGTTGTGCATGATCTCCATTTTCGAGTCTGTGTCCATATATAAGGCCTTGACCGGTACAGTAATTTCATCCTACGGGTTAAGAATGTCTGATATGCATGTCATTTTGAACTCGGCAtttaatttcaaagattggTGCGAGATTTATCTCGATGATCAAGGCTGGGTCAAAGTGTGGTGCCATATTGACAAGGTGGCTAAAAGTAATAGTGATCATGATGCCAAAGGTAAATACCAAATCAGATTTTATAGAGATGACAAGTCCACATCTAGAAAAAATTGCGTTCTTTTCATTCCTGACAATGAATACGTACAAGAttcgtttttttataaCGCCAACTCAAGTAAACCCTCTAAAAATATGAACGAATTTTTCCAAGGATTGCAGATGATAAAGCTCGTTGGTAATGTGCGTTTCTGCGGTGATACGGATTTAAACGACATAATGGATAGTGGGTCAATTTATAGTAATGCGAACAATGGGAGTGGTGACAGCAGCTCGACCGCATTGAACAATGAAAGTCCCAACACTACACCGAAGAGTAGAACTTTTTTCTCACCGAAAGGTCACAAAAGAAACGGTTCTCATGTAAGTTCGCTAACTTCAAGATCAACAAAGAAGCCCATCACCAACTTCACCATAAGTTCAAAAGGTCTCTTGATCAGGCCATTGCCGCATCACGGTGTGCACCACCTGGAAGCAATGATTAGGTTTATTGTTCCCTTGATGGACTGTGCAAGGCTTTACGGGCGTCCAGTTCAATTCAAGACAGACAGGACAGACATAAACTCATTAATGTTTGGGTTACCCAAATTGCCCTCAGTCGATTATTTTGCTCAGGAAGAGATTGCCCATTTAATGACCCAGGATTTTAATCCcttaaaagaaaaagacacCGACGATACAATGGCATTGACCATGTCGAGGTTTTCTAGCTatttacaagaaagaatgaCCAAAGTCTCTAAAAGAAACACCGACTTAAGTTTCAGGACTATCGGTGATGTAATGGGCATGTACAACCCTACAAGGGACGACGCTAAAGTGAGCCCTATTGGCAATGAAAATAACTTAGTGAAGCAACTTTCGTTGAGCGAAAAGAGTAACACTAGCTCAGATACAGCAGATGTGATGAACCAATTCCAAGTGAACGCTCGTGAATATCAAAATACTATGCGCGAATGTCCGCTTGTCACAACTACATCACCCTTGGCCTAG
- the CCT3 gene encoding chaperonin-containing T-complex subunit CCT3: protein MQAPVVFMNASQERTTGRQAQVSNITAAKAVADVIRTCLGPKAMLKMLLDPMGGLVLTNDGHAILREIDVAHPAAKSMLELSRTQDEEVGDGTTTVIILAGEILAQCAPYLIEKNIHPVIIIQALKKALTDALEVIKQVSKPVDVENDAAMKKLIQASIGTKYVIHWSDKMCELALDAVKTVREDLGQNLEGEPNFEIDIKRYVRVEKIPGGDVLDSRVLKGVLLNKDVVHPKMSRHIENPRVVLLDCPLEYKKGESQTNIEIEKEEDWNRILQIEEEQVQMMCEQILSVKPTLVITEKGVSDLAQHYLLKGGCTALRRVKKSDNNRIARVTGATIVNRVEDLKESDVGTSCGLFKVEMIGDEYFSFLDNCKEPKACTIMLRGGSKDILNEIDRNLQDAMAVARNVMLSPSLSPGGGATEMAVSVKLAEKAKQLEGIQQWPYQAVADAMECIPRTLIQNAGGDPIRLLSQLRAKHAQGNVTMGIDGDKGKIVDMVDYGIWEPEVIKQQSIKTAIESACLLLRVDDIVSGVRKQEE, encoded by the coding sequence ATGCAAGCTCCAGTGGTGTTTATGAATGCTTCTCAAGAGAGAACAACCGGCCGTCAGGCTCAAGTTTCCAATATCACCGCTGCAAAGGCAGTCGCTGATGTCATCCGTACTTGCCTAGGTCCAAAAGCTATGTTGAAGATGTTGTTAGATCCTATGGGTGGTCTTGTGTTGACTAACGATGGTCATGCTATTCTGAGGGAAATTGATGTTGCACACCCTGCAGCTAAATCAATGTTGGAACTATCCCGTACTCAAGATGAAGAGGTTGGTGATGGGACTACAACTGTTATCATTTTAGCGGGTGAGATCTTAGCTCAGTGTGCCCCATATTTGATTGAGAAGAACATTCATCCAGTCATTATCATCcaagctttgaaaaaggctTTAACTGATGCATTAGAGGTCATCAAGCAGGTAAGTAAACCTGTCGATGTGGAAAATGATGCTgctatgaaaaaattgattcaAGCTTCCATTGGTACCAAATATGTTATACATTGGTCAGATAAAATGTGTGAATTAGCTCTGGATGCTGTCAAGACCGTTCGTGAAGATTTGGGTCAAAATCTAGAAGGCGAACCTAATTTCGAAATCGACATTAAAAGATATGTCCGTGTAGAAAAGATCCCTGGTGGGGATGTTCTAGATTCTCGTGTTTTAAAGGGTGTGCTATTGAACAAAGATGTTGTTCATCCAAAGATGTCCCGCCACATAGAGAATCCACGTGTCGTTCTATTGGATTGTCCATTAGAATACAAGAAAGGTGAATCTCAAACCAacattgaaattgaaaaggaagaagactGGAACAGGATTTTgcaaattgaagaagaacaagtcCAGATGATGTGCGAACAAATTTTGTCGGTCAAACCAACTCTTGTCATTACTGAAAAGGGTGTCTCCGACTTAGCACAACATTACCTACTAAAAGGTGGATGTACTGCTTTGAGAAGAGTGAAGAAATCAGACAATAACAGAATCGCGCGTGTAACTGGTGCAACCATTGTTAACCGTGTAGAAGACCTAAAGGAAAGTGACGTGGGTACTAGTTGTGGATTATTTAAAGTAGAAATGATTGGCGATGAatatttctcatttttgGATAACTGTAAGGAACCAAAAGCCTGTACTATAATGCTGCGTGGTGGTTCCAAGGATATATTAAATGAAATAGACCGTAATTTACAAGATGCTATGGCTGTTGCTCGTAATGTTATGTTGAGCCCTTCATTGTCCCCAGGTGGCGGTGCTACCGAAATGGCAGTTTCCGTAAAACTAGcagaaaaagcaaaacaacTAGAAGGTATTCAACAATGGCCATACCAAGCCGTAGCAGATGCTATGGAATGTATTCCACGCACACTAATACAAAATGCAGGTGGTGATCCTATCAGACTATTATCCCAATTAAGAGCCAAACATGCGCAAGGTAATGTCACAATGGGTATTGACGGTGACAAGGGTAAAATTGTAGATATGGTTGATTATGGTATTTGGGAACCTGAAGTCATTAAACAGCAAAGTATCAAAACTGCTATTGAAAGTGCATGTTTATTATTAAGAGTTGATGATATTGTTAGTGGtgtaagaaaacaagaagagtAA
- the MAD3 gene encoding Mad3p: MASSPSQNVVNFEHIEVQKENILPLKHGRSASALLKAIHQPLTEMSHIKSSFEQRLIDELPTLDDPITLYLEYINWLNNAYPQGGNSKQSGMLTLMEKCLSHLKDFKRYQNDLRFLKIWFWYMEIFTVNSFMESRDIFMYMLRNGIGSKLSLFYEEFASLLIQKQKFQHAVNILQLGIKNNAEPGLILENQLSHLQKQLDEQNIQEDGVIVDLLETTVLGKTRSGFVNRLELANPNDPLTNENILKNTIFVDDEDLNTEPSEEFKSNVYRDGWENFGSKAERSKENRSIISVLEANTNLGELKQHQIPSQKSRQRDEKLPIFRDSMGRSDPVYHIISVRDQKPEKIDCNFKLIYCQDEKAKSERLEFSLDEILAISRNIYKKKSLNKKHPREIEEGGEENEEHEETEIRSKKPKTSRKALVSKTLIPSYQEKISAGEGYINSPMTPKNQDIRLLDDSPVTGPRRLTPILEMRESYSVSQSRNSEIISDDDKSSSSFVSYPLPR; the protein is encoded by the coding sequence ATGgcatcatcaccatcacAAAATGTTGTCAACTTTGAACATATTGAAGtgcaaaaggaaaacattTTACCTTTAAAGCACGGAAGATCAGCATCAGCACTTCTGAAAGCAATACACCAACCGTTGACAGAGATGAGTCATATCAAATCAAGCTTTGAGCAAAGACTGATAGATGAGCTCCCGACATTGGATGACCCAATTACTTTATACCTCGAATACATAAACTGGCTTAACAATGCCTATCCCCAAGGCGGCAATTCCAAACAAAGCGGAATGCTCACTCTTATGGAAAAGTGTTTATCCCACTTGAAGGACTTCAAAAGATACCAGAATGATTTAagatttttaaaaatatgGTTTTGGTATATGGAAATCTTTACGGTAAATTCTTTTATGGAAAGTAGAGATATCTTCATGTATATGTTAAGAAATGGCATTGGTTCTAAGCTGTCATTATTTTACGAGGAATTTGCAAGCCTTctgattcaaaaacaaaagtttCAACATGCAGTAAACATTTTACAGCTTGGAATAAAGAACAATGCTGAGCCTGGTCTGATTTTAGAGAATCAGTTGTCTCATCTTCAGAAACAGCTGGACGAgcaaaatattcaagagGACGGGGTTATAGTGGATTTGTTGGAAACTACGGTGCTTGGGAAAACTAGATCTGGATTTGTCAACAGACTCGAACTTGCAAATCCGAATGATCCATTAACTAACGAAAacatattgaaaaatactatATTTGTGGATGATGAGGACTTGAACACAGAACCATCTGAAGAATTCAAGAGTAATGTTTATAGGGACGGATGGGAAAACTTTGGCTCTAAAGCAGAAagaagtaaagaaaataggTCCATTATATCAGTACTCGAAGCAAACACAAATTTAGGTGAGCTGAAACAACACCAAATACCCTCCCAAAAAAGTAGGCAAcgtgatgaaaaattacctATCTTCAGAGATTCTATGGGTAGAAGCGACCCTGTTTATCATATAATAAGCGTGAGAGACCAAAAACCTGAAAAGATCGATTGTAATTTTAAACTGATTTATTGTCAGGATGAGAAAGCTAAAAGCGAGAGATTGGAATTCTCTTTAGATGAGATCTTAgctatttcaagaaatatttataaaaaaaaaagcttgaACAAGAAGCACCCAAGGGAAATAGAGGAGGGCggtgaagaaaacgaagagCATGAAGAAACTGAGATACGTTCAAAAAAGCCTAAAACATCTAGAAAAGCCTTGGTTTCTAAGACACTGATCCCCTCataccaagaaaaaatatctgCCGGTGAGGGATACATTAACAGTCCCATGACACCTAAGAACCAAGATATTAGATTATTAGACGATTCCCCTGTTACTGGGCCACGCCGGCTAACAccaattttggaaatgaGAGAATCATATTCCGTTTCACAAAGCAGAAATTCCGAGATTATTTCAGATGATGACAAATCGAGTTCATCCTTTGTCTCGTACCCATTGCCACGCTGA